The following proteins are encoded in a genomic region of Grus americana isolate bGruAme1 chromosome 5, bGruAme1.mat, whole genome shotgun sequence:
- the LOC129206614 gene encoding uncharacterized protein LOC129206614 isoform X1 codes for MWGITVLRFCAVIYGSKCWASRCEMRWWVSDGKYGSTSFLGTFFPRCSPYELYTVTGRALNGRRYGAGCLLSAAGWRRPSPVSSALAGNKGRSSAGLFYLGTCEVQHNPHVMEHSTAGEAREQQCKSLTDEREAAQEDSLGMWSLHNTPLGYLNWVTSRRETLTWTSKRGIRREEYVVHHRVIRTQRLFLLLTTGGREEKLGIFGAGDQTDKDLEKKDIVVRHVIWEENVEQQF; via the exons ATGTGGGGCATTACGGTCTTGCGCTTCTGCGCCGTGATATACGGGAGCAAGTGTTGGGCTTCACGTTGTGAAATGCGGTGGTGGGTTAGTGATGGTAAATACGGTAGCACTTCCTTTCTGGGAACGTTCTTCCCGCGCTGCTCGCCATATGAGTTATATACGGTAACCGGGCGTGCGCTCAATGGGCGTAGATACGGTGCGGGGTGCCTCCTCAGCGCGGCTGGGTGGCGGCGTCCCAGCCCGGTCTCCTCGGCCCTGGCTGGAAATAAAGGCCGATCGTCTGCGGGGCTGTTTTACCTCG GCACCTGTGAAGTACAGCACAACCCACACGTAATGgagcacagcactgcaggagAGGCACGTGAGCAGCAGTGCAAATCGCTGACAGATGAAAGGGAGGCAGCACAAGAGGA CTCTCTTGGAATGTGGTCTTTACACAACACGCCGCTTGGTTACCTGAACTGGGTTACCAGCAGAAGGG aGACATTAACCTGGACGTCCAAGCGTGGGATAAGAAGGGAAGAATATGTAGTTCATCACAGAGTCATACGAACGCAGAGGCTCTTTCTCCTGCTCACCACAG gaggaagagaggaaaaattggGGATCTTTGGAGCTGGAGACCAGACAGacaaagatttggaaaaaaaggacataGTGGTTAGGCACGtgatttgggaagaaaatgtggAACAACAGTTCTGA
- the LOC129206614 gene encoding uncharacterized protein LOC129206614 isoform X2 has product MGVDTVRGASSARLGGGVPARSPRPWLEIKADRLRGCFTSLSAGTCEVQHNPHVMEHSTAGEAREQQCKSLTDEREAAQEDSLGMWSLHNTPLGYLNWVTSRRETLTWTSKRGIRREEYVVHHRVIRTQRLFLLLTTGGREEKLGIFGAGDQTDKDLEKKDIVVRHVIWEENVEQQF; this is encoded by the exons ATGGGCGTAGATACGGTGCGGGGTGCCTCCTCAGCGCGGCTGGGTGGCGGCGTCCCAGCCCGGTCTCCTCGGCCCTGGCTGGAAATAAAGGCCGATCGTCTGCGGGGCTGTTTTACCTCG CTCTCTGCAGGCACCTGTGAAGTACAGCACAACCCACACGTAATGgagcacagcactgcaggagAGGCACGTGAGCAGCAGTGCAAATCGCTGACAGATGAAAGGGAGGCAGCACAAGAGGA CTCTCTTGGAATGTGGTCTTTACACAACACGCCGCTTGGTTACCTGAACTGGGTTACCAGCAGAAGGG aGACATTAACCTGGACGTCCAAGCGTGGGATAAGAAGGGAAGAATATGTAGTTCATCACAGAGTCATACGAACGCAGAGGCTCTTTCTCCTGCTCACCACAG gaggaagagaggaaaaattggGGATCTTTGGAGCTGGAGACCAGACAGacaaagatttggaaaaaaaggacataGTGGTTAGGCACGtgatttgggaagaaaatgtggAACAACAGTTCTGA
- the LOC129206614 gene encoding uncharacterized protein LOC129206614 isoform X3: protein MWGITVLRFCAVIYGSKCWASRCEMRWWVSDGKYGSTSFLGTFFPRCSPYELYTVTGRALNGRRYGAGCLLSAAGWRRPSPVSSALAGNKGRSSAGLFYLGTCEVQHNPHVMEHSTAGEAREQQCKSLTDEREAAQEERKRGKIGDLWSWRPDRQRFGKKGHSG, encoded by the exons ATGTGGGGCATTACGGTCTTGCGCTTCTGCGCCGTGATATACGGGAGCAAGTGTTGGGCTTCACGTTGTGAAATGCGGTGGTGGGTTAGTGATGGTAAATACGGTAGCACTTCCTTTCTGGGAACGTTCTTCCCGCGCTGCTCGCCATATGAGTTATATACGGTAACCGGGCGTGCGCTCAATGGGCGTAGATACGGTGCGGGGTGCCTCCTCAGCGCGGCTGGGTGGCGGCGTCCCAGCCCGGTCTCCTCGGCCCTGGCTGGAAATAAAGGCCGATCGTCTGCGGGGCTGTTTTACCTCG GCACCTGTGAAGTACAGCACAACCCACACGTAATGgagcacagcactgcaggagAGGCACGTGAGCAGCAGTGCAAATCGCTGACAGATGAAAGGGAGGCAGCACAAGAGGA gaggaagagaggaaaaattggGGATCTTTGGAGCTGGAGACCAGACAGacaaagatttggaaaaaaaggacataGTGGTTAG
- the TMEM41B gene encoding transmembrane protein 41B, producing the protein MAQRRAAERGPCQGAAESARHQRQLLEGKAQAEGGSARTSLLILVSIFLSAAFLMFLVYKNFPQLSVEERECIKVPRDMDDAKALGKVLSKYKDTFYVQVLVAYFATYVFLQTFAIPGSIFLSILSGFLYPFPLALFLVCLCSGLGASFCYMLSYLVGRPVVYRYLTEKAVKWSEQVERHREHLINYIIFLRITPFLPNWFINITSPVINVPLKVFFIGTFLGVAPPSFVAIKAGTTLYQLTTAGEAVSWNSVFVLMILAILSILPAVFQKKLKQKFE; encoded by the exons ATGGCGCAGCGGAGGGCGGCGGAGCGCGGGCCTTGCCAAGGAGCGGCGGAGAGCGCCAGGCACCAGCGGCAGCTTCTAGAAG GGAAAGCTCAGGCAGAAGGTGGATCAGCTCGGACATCACTTCTTATTTTAGTGTCCATCTTCTTATCAGCTGCTTTCCTTATGTTCCTGGTATATAAAAATTTCCCACAACTTAGTGT agaagaaagagaatgtATAAAGGTTCCTAGAGATATGGATGATGCAAAGGCCTTGGGAAAAGTCCTGTCCAAATATAAGGACACATTTTATGTTCAAGTATTAGTGGCTTATTTTGCCACATATGTTTT CTTGCAAACATTTGCTATCCCTGGGTCTATATTTCTCAGTATCCTGTCAGGGTTTCTTTATCCCTTTCCGCTGGCCTTATTTCTTGTTTGTCTG tgctCAGGACTTGGAGCTTCATTCTGCTATATGCTTTCATACTTAGTGGGACGTCCTGTTGTATACagatatttaacagaaaaagcagtaaaatggTCAGAACAG GTTGAACGGCACAGAGAACACCTCATTAACTACATAATATTTTTGAGAATAACACCTTTCCTTCCCAATTGGTTTATCAATATAACATCTCCTGTAATTAATGTACcattgaaagtatttttcattggCACTTTTCTAG GTGTGGCACCGCCGTCTTTTGTAGCCATTAAGGCAGGAACAACGCTGTACCAACTTACAACAGCAGGGGAAGCTGTTTCCTGGAACTCTGTTTTTGTTCTCATGATCCTAGCCATCCTCTCCATCCTACCAGCTGTCTTccagaagaaactgaaacagaagtttGAATAA